One genomic window of Bactrocera dorsalis isolate Fly_Bdor chromosome 4, ASM2337382v1, whole genome shotgun sequence includes the following:
- the LOC105229804 gene encoding uncharacterized protein LOC105229804, with product MTNHANCGDCELGRDVAQTRTGERLNLRRAMKRAGKAQRRLNEAIFLASARGERDNTSSSSSESDGEGAAPRERRSAGEGGRARFYPFHHGPWAGRHGMPGPHGPWGSMRGFPPGRHMMGFPGFGAGFPGMRPHGVGPHPHHHHHGHGHGHHHGHGHHHHHRGAFGDSHPFGGHGGRCGRHGGMGRHGHGPWSGPFGRHFPHFGDVGHRSGRRERARSVPRF from the coding sequence aTGACAAATCATGCAAATTGTGGTGACTGTGAGCTTGGCCGTGACGTGGCGCAAACAAGAACGGGTGAGCGACTAAATCTACGCAGGGCTATGAAGCGGGCTGGCAAGGCGCAGCGCCGACTTAACGAAGCTATTTTTCTGGCGAGTGCGCGTGGAGAGAGGGACAACACGAGCTCAAGCTCCAGTGAAAGTGATGGCGAGGGGGCGGCACCTAGAGAACGCCGCAGTGCAGGCGAAGGCGGCAGAGCGCGTTTCTATCCCTTTCACCATGGTCCCTGGGCTGGGCGTCATGGCATGCCCGGCCCTCACGGACCGTGGGGTTCAATGCGCGGATTTCCACCAGGTAGGCATATGATGGGTTTTCCTGGTTTCGGTGCCGGTTTTCCAGGTATGAGGCCGCACGGTGTGGGGCCTCATCCACATCACCATCACCATGGTCACGGTCATGGTCATCATCATGGTCACggccatcatcatcatcaccgTGGCGCTTTTGGTGATTCTCATCCGTTTGGCGGACATGGTGGTCGCTGTGGCCGTCATGGTGGCATGGGTCGCCATGGACATGGTCCGTGGTCGGGCCCTTTTGGCAGGCACTTTCCTCACTTTGGTGATGTGGGTCATCGCAGCGGACGTCGCGAGCGGGCACGAAGTGTGCCTAGATTCTAA